The following proteins are co-located in the Leishmania panamensis strain MHOM/PA/94/PSC-1 chromosome 26 sequence genome:
- a CDS encoding hypothetical protein (TriTrypDB/GeneDB-style sysID: LpmP.26.1010) produces MLRRSVKTRGKCRESASTTFDQSPWSTLQPLTLSLSPPSSTHARFGLRRTMNTVSSLLFSSCPTAHHPMRWVSRKSIEEQLPSNIKVDPNAPAIAAKDGEGLGRDAFSSGINGIYGNRAESAMRGMLGPQGQADARESRAVPILGRASVQGTKYTLDRSTVFENWRFRCPEPVGWHLSMLGSTTCKMVNDVNEAVESLQLQIIKGCNVFEIDGAASEIHQSIARGIYEALQAFELDRNGFVMVARCGLIKQPRFQDEITRVETSNTAAARNRIIPIFERYKASSLPSTSLKSGFRISELDDSQLARLNLRRVDRTTAAGLSPDWLDAFFTNVAYNTRLECIDVLLLEGVHTLFDGRPDEHVDDDILQLFAYLERQVKEGVLQYYGVCSPHLAPPVPRNYPEMPPDALVPDKYRTPPKVPATINLYRLMSLAERAGGADHHFRFVQYPFNLTQHQAMSSPLSYDANHTLATLCKALGLTAIGYSPLEATNLMQLPERYHNFPMEADLKALRMNFFTVCERSVLKEMEIKDTIDKGPSTLPPLEHLFVASVYLAAQRQFTNLFFFTDWANYYMTPRFRRAMTRFKEASNADLKEWAKQYEQLINDLLRMRQRMFQHKHGKQAGLISMAIDYASPTLARCPMLNQKAINFATYGCDVLLCGFHVSRYFHEATELNPAKDGNLPIPEEELLALCKAEAVSYANVSPPHPYMLEPLIGDGKISKQPSKGSEHLVPIDPQNPKFPDIPEELQADNSSSDAPVSADDPIESLPKAEAAEKATKE; encoded by the coding sequence ATGCTACGTCGCTCTGTTAAGACACGTGGCAAGTGCCGCGAATCTGCGAGTACTACCTTCGACCAATCTCCCTGGTCGACGCTGCAGCCGTTGACACTGTCGCTATCGCCCCCCTCGAGTACGCATGCGCGTTTCGGCCTGCGGCGCACGATGAACACCGTCTCATCGTTACTGTTCTCCTCCTGTCCCACCGCGCATCACCCAATGCGGTGGGTGAGCCGCAAGTCGatcgaggagcagctccCGTCCAACATCAAAGTTGACCCCAATGCACCTGCCATTGCGGCCAAGGATGGTGAAGGACTTGGCCGcgacgccttctccagcggcaTCAATGGCATTTACGGCAATCGTGCGGAGTCAGCGATGCGCGGCATGCTGGGGCCGCAGGGGCAGGCAGACGCACGGGAGTCCCGCGCTGTACCTATCCTTGGCCGGGCATCGGTGCAAGGCACAAAGTACACGCTAGACCGATCGACTGTGTTTGAGAACTGGCGCTTTCGCTGCCCGGAGCCGGTTGGCTGGCATCTGTCCATGTTAGGCTCCACGACGTGTAAGATGGTCAACGATGTGAATGAAGCAgtggagtcgctgcagctACAAATTATCAAAGGATGCAACGTGTTCGAGATCGACGGGGCTGCATCGGAGATACATCAAAGCATCGCCCGTGGCATTTACGAGGCTTTGCAGGCCTTCGAGCTGGACCGTAATGGCTTCGTGATGGTAGCGCGCTGCGGCCTAATCAAGCAGCCCCGCTTCCAAGACGAGATCACGCGCGTCGAGACATCCAACACGGCGGCCGCGCGCAATAGAATTATCCCTATCTTTGAGCGCTACAAGGCCTCTTCGCTACCGTCCACATCCCTGAAATCTGGCTTCCGCATCAGCGAGCTAGATGACTCGCAGCTGGCGCGGCTGAACCTGCGCCGCGTGGACCGAACGACGGCAGCTGGACTCTCGCCGGACTGGCTCGACGCCTTCTTCACCAATGTCGCCTACAACACGCGACTGGAGTGCATCGACGTTCTCCTGCTCGAGGGGGTGCACACGCTCTTCGATGGTCGACCTGACGAGCACGTCGACGACGACATCCTGCAGCTTTTTGCATACCTTGAGCGTcaggtgaaggagggcgtGCTGCAGTACTACGGTGTCTGCTCACCTCACCTCGCTCCGCCGGTGCCACGCAACTATCCGGAGATGCCGCCCGACGCTCTTGTGCCGGATAAGTACCGCACGCCGCCGAAGGTGCCGGCTACAATTAATCTCTATCGTCTCATGTCCCTCGCAGAGcgtgctggcggcgcagaCCACCACTTTCGCTTTGTGCAGTACCCCTTCAACCTTACGCAGCATCAGGCGATGAGTAGCCCTCTGTCGTACGACGCAAATCACACCCTGGCGACGCTGTGCAAGGCGCTGGGGCTGACCGCCATTGGCTACAGCCCATTGGAGGCAACGAACCTCATGCAGCTGCCGGAGCGCTACCACAACTTTCCCATGGAGGCGGACCTCAAGGCGTTGCGCATGAACTTCTTCACAGTGTGCGAGCGCAGCGTgctgaaggagatggagaTCAAAGACACGATCGACAAGGGCCCCAGCACGCTGCCACCACTCGAGCACCTCTTTGTGGCCAGCGTCTAcctggcggcgcagcggcagttcACAaacctcttcttcttcacagACTGGGCAAACTACTACATGACGCCGCGCTTCAGGCGTGCTATGACGCGCTTCAAAGAAGCCTCTAACGCGGACCTGAAGGAGTGGGCAAAGCAGTACGAGCAGCTCATCAACGACCTGCTGCGGATGCGCCAGCGCATGTTTCAGCACAAGCACGGCAAGCAGGCGGGACTCATCAGCATGGCCATTGATTACGCAAGTCCCACGCTGGCGCGGTGCCCTATGCTGAACCAGAAAGCCATTAATTTTGCCACCTACGGTTGTGATGTGCTTCTGTGTGGTTTTCATGTGTCGCGGTACTTCCACGAGGCAACGGAACTGAATCCGGCCAAGGACGGCAACTTGCCTATTCCCGAAGAAGAGCTCCTGGCACTGtgcaaggcggaggcggtgagcTACGCGAACGTATCGCCGCCGCATCCATACATGCTGGAGCCGCTCATAGGGGATGGCAAGATCTCGAAGCAGCCGAGCAAGGGCTCTGAGCATCTCGTCCCCATCGACCCTCAGAACCCCAAGTTCCCGGACATTccagaggagctgcaggcagACAACAGTAGCAGCGACGCTCCGGTATCCGCAGACGACCCCATAGAGTCTCTGCccaaggcggaggcagctGAGAAGGCGACGAAGGAGTGA
- a CDS encoding hypothetical protein (TriTrypDB/GeneDB-style sysID: LpmP.26.1020) — MVGNIVVAVLLLSTVCLAHVAQAGPVLEVGVDHAITFNRQLGNEDELLFGSRAVLLRGEMVRYTPLASASYHGYTVYVQCSEHLTKSALQQLSGFGSLMSAKGLIVELCDEDTTNEDMLSFFFSTTSAPLPVYFLTHGAASQELSRLLSVAARRSMTEKVVLSVGKTLRLSELVENSTLLSAIIESQYMHKPKQARNKAASAAAVPQVLVTAHFDSLGVSPASRTSSGASGAVAAMELWRRLTSTPYARQESAAPYRVTVLLGSTSRFNYVGTTSWISQHTGKELDQFRLVLCLDELLPRREVSEDTQELYLHVQDALVKRPHGQQLVKQIESAAKALGISLKVMSSKTNYHHYDLSFEHEVFASRQMAAMTLSAHRTLHIDQIFRDTRRPPVTAADAEVLAKRVDLVEAIVRIITEAAPSAEKATTVWPGAVSYIQGLLQHASESHRSPVAQNGAGLQRYVATLDHHMRAQAAAAQRTALTSASSVTTYQDLRTPGITLFGPYEETMQIFMAKSYLFEGAVAAAALVALLAFLHVEVGLKAVPHLFSS, encoded by the coding sequence ATGGTTGGCAATATCGtcgtggcagtgctgcttctCAGCACCGTCTGCCTGGCGCACGTGGCGCAAGCAGGCCCAGTGCTGGAGGTGGGAGTCGATCACGCCATCACGTTCAACCGCCAACTGGGCAACGAGGATGAGTTGCTCTTCGGCAGTCGAGCGGTGCTTCTGCGCGGCGAGATGGTACGGTACACGCCCCTGGCGTCTGCGTCCTACCACGGTTACACTGTGTacgtgcagtgcagcgagCACCTCACCAAGTccgccctgcagcagctctccgGGTTCGGATCGTTGATGTCGGCGAAGGGCCTGATTGTGGAGCTGTGCGACGAGGACACGACCAACGAGGACATGCTTTCATTTTTCTTCAGTACTAcctccgccccccttcccgtGTACTTCCTGACCCACGGCGCGGCCTCGCAGGAGCTGTCGCGGCTGCTATCCgtcgcagcgcggcgcagcatgaCGGAGAAGGTGGTACTATCCGTGGGTAAGACGCTGCGGCTAAGCGAGCTGGTAGAGAATTCGACGCTGCTCAGCGCCATTATTGAGAGTCAGTACATGCACAAACCGAAGCAGGCGCGTAATAAGGCCGCctcggctgccgctgtcccCCAGGTCCTGGTCACAGCACACTTTGATTCACTCGGCGTGTCTCCTGCAAGTCGGACCAGTAGCGGCGCTTCCGGTGCTGTGGCCGCGATGGAGCTGTGGCGTCGACTGACGTCCACCCCTTATGCGCGGCAGGAGTCTGCGGCTCCGTACAGGGTCACTGTGCTTCTCGGCAGCACGTCGCGCTTCAACTACGTTGGTACGACCTCGTGGATATCGCAGCACACGGGTAAAGAGCTTGATCAGTTCAGGCTGGTTCTTTGCCTTGATGAGCTCCTGCCACGGCGGGAAGTGAGTGAGGATACGCAGGAGCTTTATCTGCATGTCCAGGACGCCCTCGTGAAGCGGCCGCATGGCCAGCAGCTTGTGAAGCAGATCGAATCAGCGGCAAAGGCACTCGGCATTTCTCTCAAGGTGATGTCTTCCAAAACGAACTACCATCATTACGACCTTAGCTTTGAGCATGAGGTGTTTGCTAGCCGCCAGATGGCCGCCATGACGCTATCCGCCCACCGCACTCTCCACATCGATCAAATTTTCCGTGATACCCGTCGCCCCCCAGTCACAGCTGCGGATGCAGAAGTGCTCGCGAAGCGCGTGGACCTGGTTGAGGCTATTGTGCGCATCATCACCGAGGCGGCTCCCTCtgcggagaaggcgacgaCTGTGTGGCCTGGGGCGGTCTCGTACATTCAGGGtttgctgcagcacgcgagTGAGTCGCACCGCTCACCGGTGGCGCAAAACGGTGCGGGCTTGCAGAGGTACGTTGCTACCCTTGATCATCACATGCgtgcgcaggcggcagcggcgcagcggacCGCGCTCACCTCGGCCTCTTCCGTGACGACATACCAGGACCTGCGTACGCCCGGCATCACGCTATTCGGCCCCTACGAGGAGACGATGCAGATATTTATGGCCAAGTCGTACCTGTTTGAGGgtgccgtggcggcagcagcgctagtAGCGCTCCTTGCCTTTCTCCACGTCGAAGTGGGACTGAAAGCAGTGCCGCACCTCTTCTCTAGCTAG
- a CDS encoding hypothetical protein (TriTrypDB/GeneDB-style sysID: LpmP.26.1030): MARCLTGGTSPLCFASIAASGGSLLQSRRFHGHGGDRDKMVQVEFTLPDGENKMVVGYEGQTLLDVCAEQGLPMEGACGGSCACSTCHVYLEEKDMDLFQEPTDEENDMIDQAFYPEPTSRLGCQLKLKRCMHDGLKVRMPRATRNMYVDGAKVVPH; encoded by the coding sequence ATGGCACGCTGTCTCACCGGCGGCACGTCGCCACTGTGCTTCGCCTCGATAGCAGCGTCGGGAGGGTCACTGCTACAGTCACGCCGGTTCCACGGCCACGGCGGCGACCGCGACAAGATGGTCCAGGTGGAGTTTACTCTCCCAGATGGCGAGAATAAGATGGTGGTGGGCTACGAAGGCCAGACACTGCTTGATGTGTGTGCCGAACAAGGGTTACCAATGGAGGGGGCGTGTGGCGGATCGTGCGCCTGCTCCACGTGCCACGTTTActtggaggagaaggacatGGACCTCTTCCAGGAGCCAACAGACGAAGAGAACGACATGATCGACCAGGCATTCTACCCGGAGCCAACGTCACGTCTTGGATGTCAGCTGAAACTGAAGCGTTGCATGCATGACGGGTTGAAGGTCAGGATGCCTCGCGCTACCCGCAACATGTACGTGGACGGTGCCAAGGTGGTGCCCCACTGA
- a CDS encoding hypothetical protein (TriTrypDB/GeneDB-style sysID: LpmP.26.1040) → MCACVCVRVHHSPALLSHYTETHINAPKVPKCIGAQIPIMASFTPLDNFKSRSRGMLPTGIVIDKSCRVYVTQIPLERIERDGTSALKAEFEVYGPLESYKMFTDRSGRFIGSALCTYRNPADASMAVYCMDGVEMEGSKLHVEPAKEHGVVLLSSGSSGGGNGPHRDHSRGFLPDTQRQWGRGGRGGTGLFGAGRGRGDSSTGGRDVSNALQSDPHTEELGLAATDGVFPSEDSGKWSHDKYQMMAEGKDMDEVLGIRRPHHRGGARGRSGRAGQRYGERVDAAFERYIHERNSNSEDALLPLHPSYTTAASSLSIQTDVQPTPETEPAAERSVAETMAEMAFGADESDAPVTGLELGALQEDA, encoded by the coding sequence atgtgcgcatgtgtgtgtgtgcgggtccATCACTCGCCTGCTTTGCTCTCTCATTATACGGAAACCCACATCAACGCACCGAAGGTGCCCAAGTGTATCGGCGCGCAGATACCAATAATGGCCTCCTTCACGCCGCTCGACAACTTCAAGAGCCGTAGCCGCGGCATGCTGCCGACTGGTATTGTTATCGACAAGTCATGCCGCGTGTACGTGACACAGATCCCGCTGGAACGTATCGAGCGAGACGGCACAAGCGCCCTGAAGGCTGAGTTTGAGGTCTACGGTCCGCTGGAGTCGTACAAGATGTTCACCGACCGCTCTGGTCGCTTCATCGGCAGTGCCCTATGCACTTACCGCAACCCGGCAGATGCATCCATGGCTGTCTACTGCATGGATGGCGTAGAGATGGAGGGGTCAAAGCTGCATGTCGAGCCGGCGAAGGAGCACGGcgttgtgcttctctcttcgggtagcagcggcggcggcaacgggCCGCATCGGGATCACAGCCGCGGCTTTCTGCCCgacacgcagcggcagtggggaCGCGGCGGTCGTGGGGGAACCGGCCTGTTTGGTGCTGGGCGTGGTCGTGGTGACTCGTCTACCGGGGGACGAGATGTGAGCAACGCGCTACAGTCGGACCCCCACACGGAGGAGTTGGGCCTCGCTGCCACCGACGGCGTCTTCCCTTCTGAAGACAGTGGCAAGTGGAGTCACGACAAGTACCAAATGATGGCCGAAGGCAAGGACATGGACGAGGTTCTCGGCATCCGTCGCCCACACCACCGTGGTGGCGCGCGTGGCCGTAGCGGACGCGCAGGGCAGCGCTACGGCGAGCGTGTAGATGCCGCGTTTGAGAGGTACATCCACGAGCGCAACTCCAACAGCGAGGATGcgttgctgccactgcaCCCATCGTACACGACTGCTGCCTCGTCGCTGAGCATCCAGACGGACGTGCAGCCGACACCGGAAACAGAGCCAGCGGCAGAGAGGAGTGTGGCGGAGACGATGGCCGAAATGGCCTTTGGCGCCGACGAGAGCGATGCCCCTGTGACAGGATTGGAGCTGGGCGCGCTTCAGGAGGATGCCTAG
- a CDS encoding hypothetical protein (TriTrypDB/GeneDB-style sysID: LpmP.26.1050): MAVGEVCGVVASPSISCSTEEKERELLRYFGRGRCLYDTVPLQSASFALQRASCMHAQRVPLATLFPAMPRLEGSASRSMPTAASPATESPALIGVQSSSSRLVGKAAATAESPALAAQPTASPPLAHFAPSNPFVSYELQARHHPDWLQFRLLSARFSSTFDSNKSFGAAEVPLRDVCADMAELWGTACTTWEEAMRTCCGTAACSAACFPSHYSVCFLVCYAQTQQKAAVGMSMQRIAEQVGELARANYAPQLFRVVPIFIGMRTQVALSMDTTTCDSLAAEVEATVDAQTTDTVTYATGGLYTMAETVQCITRLHPHIFDPRESVGVVSHAASPCAASEVVYRLEPQVFLLSDSWLHVRSVADLFSDSSVMAYSASDSPAGFATASPASGQGRTRHGHRVASFVPESARHHVHVIPAVVTDRLSRREERAIARYVWCSVQRQVSDHRTAAPLQPPQPSL; the protein is encoded by the coding sequence ATGGCTGTGGGTGAAGTGTGCGGTGTCGTCGCCTCGCCCAGCATCTCGTGCAGtacagaggagaaggagagagagcttCTGCGCTACTTTGGCCGTGGTCGTTGTCTTTACGACACAGTTCCACTGCAGAGCGCGTCCTTTGCCCTCCAGCGCGCGTCTTGCATGCACGCGCAGCGTGTCCCGCTTGCCACCCTCTTTCCTGCCATGCCTCGACTCGAAGGATCAGCATCGCGTTCGATGCCCACTGCTGCATCCCCCGCCACAGAGTCTCCCGCTCTCATTGGAGTCCAGTCTTCCTCGTCACGCCTGGTGGGCAAGGCTGCCGCAACGGCGGAAAGCCCCGCGCTCGCCGCCCAGCCTaccgcctcgcctccgctgGCGCACTTTGCGCCATCCAACCCCTTTGTGAGTTATGAGCTGCAAGCGAGACACCATCCGGACTGGCTGCAGTTCCGCCTTCTCAGCGCACGTTTTTCCAGCACATTCGATTCCAACAAGTCCTTCGgcgcggcagaggtgccgctgcgggacGTGTGCGCTGATATGGCAGAACTTTGGGGCACGGCGTGCACGACATGGGAAGAGGCCAtgcgcacctgctgcggcaccgctgcatgCAGTGCCGCGTGCTTTCCAAGTCACTACTCCGTCTGCTTTTTGGTTTGCTACGCGCAAACACAACAGAAGGCTGCCGTTGGCATGTcgatgcagcgcatcgcGGAGCAGGTGGGCGAGCTGGCTCGTGCCAACTATGCGCCGCAGCTGTTTCGGGTGGTTCCCATTTTCATTGGGATGCGGACGCAGGTGGCGCTGAGCATGGACACGACTACGTGTGATTCACTGGCGGCCGAAGTGGAAGCGACCGTTGACGCTCAAACTACCGATACAGTCACCTATGCAACGGGCGGCTTGTACACCATGGCGGAGACTGTTCAGTGCATCACACGCCTTCACCCTCATATCTTTGATCCGCGGGAGTCTGTGGGCGTCGTGTCGCATGCAGCGTCCCCTTGTGCCGCTTCAGAGGTGGTGTACAGATTGGAGCCACAGGTTTTCCTGTTGTCAGACAGCTGGCTGCacgtgcgcagcgtcgccgacCTCTTCAGCGACAGCTCTGTCATGGCCTATTCTGCATCTGACAGTCCAGCAGGGTTTGCCACAGCATCTCCCGCTTCTGGGCAGGGGCGGACTCGTCACGGCCATAGGGTAGCGTCGTTTGTGCCGGAGTCGGCACGACACCATGTGCACGTTATCCCCGCTGTGGTGACGGATCGCCTGAGccggagagaggagcgcgCGATCGCCCGCTACGTCTGGTGCAGCGTGCAACGTCAAGTCAGTGaccaccgcaccgccgcgcccTTGCAACCGCCCCAGCCTTCGCTCTAA